DNA from Phocoena phocoena chromosome 1, mPhoPho1.1, whole genome shotgun sequence:
AATACTATGTATTCAACatagcaacaaaaataatgaagataataacaataataaccatTTAATGACAGACTATTATTTCCCAGGCACTCTGCTGTACTCTTTATaaatagtatctcatttaacaacatatgaggtagatattactaggttcagtttacagatgagaaaaccaagcttCAGAGATTAAGTAGCTTGCTGGAGTCCAGCTGTAAATGAGCAGCTGGGATTTTCACGCTGGCGTGTGTGATTCCAAAGCTCTTTGCAATACTGATCGACTGGTGACTGGCTCCAAGtgctccccccccccaccaagtcTGCCATCCTTCTCTTGTAGTCACACCATGAAAGGGACACAAAGGAGAGATAAATGTAGGGCCAGACTTTATTAGGACAAACGAcacatattatttcctttttccttcctgaaaGCCCCATCATCAGGACTGATCTCACAGAatttctaatccaagaacactCGTTTCACAAAACAAACACACTTcagagatggaaggaaagagagtcttttttgctttgttttggagAAAGAGTCTTAATGCCAGTGCCAGAGAATAGATTAAAAGGTGTCCCCTCCAGGAATCTGGGATGACCAGTCATTCTTCCCTAAATGGCATCCCAGTCAGTTTCCTCCACCCCTCTACCCTCATCCTTCTCTCTACCCACCAATAACAACCAAGTATCAGCAGAGGGGCCCAGAGATGGGCAGGTGGGGCAGAGGCTGAAGCCTCCTTCTGAGGCTTCAGCCTCCTCTGTCCCAACCTCTCATGCTTATCTATTCaggttaaagacactgaaaaCAGTGAGGCTCAGCCCCTCTGCCAGGCATCTGGAGGAAAGGGCAGGAAGACACAAGTGTCTCTAAGGCATGCTTTCCTTACTTCAGGACTTCCCTCCCTTTCACCCAGCTTAtcagcatatacatacacacacaaacacacacatgcatcttTAAAAGTAACTGTCTCCCTATAAGTTTCGGCAGCCACTTCTGAGCATCCTTTACCTTCATCCAAAATGGCAACCACCTATTACAGATGGACTGAAGAGAGAAACCTGGCCAGTCCCTGGGAAGGCAGGGCTTTTCTGTAGTCCCCACTGCTTTTTTGGCAGTCTCTTTAGGATCACTGGGGAGACACAGGCATCTCTGTGCTCTTAAACAAGGGTCCTGCCAAGAGAGCTGGAgattccctttctgctttcatgCCCCTGCTAAATCCTCCAGGGAAAGAGAGATATGGGGGCCTCCATAGTTGTCATCACACCTCCTCTTGGCACTCTAAGTTGGCAGTCAGCAAGGGAAGCAAACAGGAGGGAAAAATAGTTTTCcagtattttctctcctttttcatttttatcttcacagcagaattattttttttcccaaggggAATCTGAGAAGCACAATGCCCTCTTTGTTTTAATAAGACCTGGGGAAATTCCACTGGCCTCCATGGCTGGTGATCTGGTCAGAATGTGAGAGAGGATGATGGCTTCTTGGGCATTCTGGTCAATAAGGTTTTTAGGGGAGCACTGGATGGACAGCCAAGGGAGGACTGGAAGGGATGGTTTCTACCATCAGGTTGAACTGTAAAAGAGCTGCAGGTTGATATGTGGTGGCAGGAATGCCAGTGGAGTCAGTGTGCACAGTGACTCCCTAGGAGAGCTTTTCAAACCCCCTCCCCGGGCTCGTTGTACACCCTGGCAGAAGGAAAGGCtgcaacatcaccaaggtgagaCATTTGCCAGAGGTACATACCAAGGCACTTGTAAAGTTGAGGCTGCTGGTCAAGTTCTAAGGGCCTCTTTTTAAGTAAGACCGGGTAGAGGGAGGGGCAGCCAAGGGCATCCCATGGCGACCTGACCACCACCCCAAGGTATGGTCCAAGGAGACAACAGATTCAAGAGCACATATAATGCAAGTTCCTTGATTCATGCTCATTGCTGGCCGGGAACTTTGGGCTCTTCCTTGCAGGAGGAAGGGTGATCGGGTCAACGACGCCAGAGGGGCTTAGAGGATCCATCTGGTGTGTGGCTGGTATGTAGAGAGTCATCCTATCCCCCTGGCTGTCCCGCCCAGGTCAGATTTGCCATGGTCCCCGTCCCTTCCTCTATCCCATTCACTGAGTAATATGAAAGGCTTCACTGAGGATTCTGAGTGGAGGGTGAAGGAGCCTGGGTAGGTAGCCATGTCTCTTACTGCACCCACAAAGACCTGGTCATAGCTTCTGGAAAAAATGAGCAATGCCATTGAGATCCAGGGCCCAAACTGAGTAGAGCAGTGATGAGAATGAGAGAGATGGGGTCAGAAGGGACAcaccttccctctctgagcctcctttgTTCCCACCCGGTCCTGGTTCCGCCACACCGGTGGGTCACACTGATAGGTCATCTGACCTGGCCTTGCTGCTGGCCTTGCTGAGACGGCGCTTGTCACCCTGGTAGCCATGGGGGAGGCGGTGACCTGGGGAGCCTTCATTGGGTACCTCAGGCTTCTGGGCATAACGGATATGAATGAAACCCTCTCCAGGAATCTGCTCCTGGCCTCGCACTTGCTCAGTGGCCAGGTTATCTGTGTTCTGCTGCGAGGCCATCTTGTTACTGAATGGATTGAAGAATTTCCCCCCAGGGCCATTCTCCAGGCACTGACTGAAGTCAGGGGGTGGTGTGCAGCTCTTGACTATGCGGGCAGAGGGACCAGGAAGCTGGCACTCATCCATGCGCTGCTGTGACTTGACAAATCGCTGTCTGATCTTTTTCCAGCCCAGGTGGTAGAGTTCAGCAAGGCTGAGGAAAAGGGACAGTCCGGCCACAGCCAGCATAAAGACAATGAAGACATTCTTCTCCGTGGGCCGGGACACATAACAGTTGACaggatggggacagggactcCTGCGGCAGACGTGCAGGGTGTCCAGGAAGATGCCATAGAGGAGGTACTGGCCCACGATGAAGGCCACCTCCACGGTGGTGCGGATCAGGATACTGCAGACGTAAGTGTTGAGCAGACTGCCCCGGAGCGGAATCTTTCCATTCGCTTCTTCCCAGCAGGACAGCTCTGTCTTCTCGGCCACTGGGTACTCGTAAGAGGCAGCGCCCCGAACCTCTTTGGCCCTCTCGCCCTCCCGTAGCTTCCGCTTCTCCTGCATGCGCACCGTGTGCACGGCGTGGCCCAAGTAcactagagagggtgtggagacgaAGATGACCTGCAGCACCCAATAGCGAATGTGCGAGATGGGGAAGGCTTGGTCATAGCAGACGTTCTCGCAACCAGGCTGAATCGTATCACACTGGAAATCAGCCTGCTCATCCCCCCAGGAGGACTCGGCAGCCGTGCCCAGCACCAGCATGCGGAATATGAAGAGGACGGTGAGCCAGACCTTACCGATCACCGTGGAATGCTTGTGTGCTTCCTCCAGGAACTCTCCCAGGAAGCTCCAGTCACCCATCTTGGCTCAGCAGAAGACAGATGCCAAGACTCCTGCAAAtaggacagagagaaaaacagagggatGCTTTCTGCAAACATCTGGAAGGTCCAATCATGCTCTGTGATTCCACTGACCCATACCAATGCGTCCCTTAAGAGAGCGCAACTTAGAAGTCAGATTCACCTAAAgagctctcttcctcctcccccacccgcagcaaaaatgaaagagaagacagagtaGTCATGATAGCAAGATTAGAGCATGATTCCCACGCTTTAGTGGATCTAGAAATCACCTGAGATGTGTGTCATAATGTGGGTTCTGTGCTGTTATCTCCAGAGGTTCTACTCCAGGAGGTCTGGGATGGCCCCCAGGAATCTGGACTTGCAGCAAGCAGCCTAGGTTATTTTGATGTAGGCAGTGAAAGGACCTCACCCGACAAACACTGgagtagtggaaagagcacaggacAGGAGCCTGCAAATGTGACTCTGGACATTTACCTcactgagtctgtttccttgtctgtaaaatgggaatagctaCACCAGAGGACttggagggttaaatgagatgaggTATGTGATATGCTGAAAATCATAATTCACGTGTTCCATATGTTTGAGCTGCTGTCaggtggaaaatatatatatatatatatattttttttttttttttctgactccaGTGGCCAGAACTAGGTGGAAGAGAAAAaggtgagggtgggagaggcAAATTTGGCCCCTTAGGaagcattttctgtttctatttctatttcaatAACGATCAGAGCCATCCAGCATGGGCCAACTCTATCAGGAGGTGGGAAACAAGAACATTCAAAGGTTTCACAGGTTCCCCCAGCTGGTTAGCAGCTGGCAGTGCTGATCTACACTTCACTGCAGTGCAGCCATTCCAGCCGTACAGCTCAGCTTGTCTTTCTGCAGACAGAAGGTTCCCACACACAGACCTGCTCACCCACACATCCAGAATAAACGCCCCAAACCTTTAAGTCCCACACAGAACCTTCCCTCATCAGGTCCTGGCATGCTTCTTCAGCCTCATTTTCTGCCTATCCCCTTCAGTTGCCTTTGTCGTGTCCAGCATGCCAAGTCCTGGAAGGTTCCCAAATGCTCTCCGCTCAGCCACCTCCTACATGCTCCCTCACCTCTAGCTGAATCCTATTTACCCTTCAAAACTTAACCCAGTCATTGCTTTCCCAGCGCTCCCTGCTTCCTCAAGCTGAGCATCTTCAGCTCTGTGGTGGCCCTGGGGACACTCAGTCCTCTCCTAGCACTTGCCATCTTGTTTTTTGATCCTCTGCCTGTCTGTGTTCTTCCAGTAGGAGCTCCTTGAGAACAGGAATTCTCTTGTCCTCTGTACCATCATCACCCGGCCCAGAGTGGGTACTTAGTAAATCTTAGTTGAGTGAATGAAGGAGGGCGTGGCAGGCACTGGTGTTTTCTACCCGGTGTTCCCCTGTTCCTTGCTGTGTCCCATAAGCAGGGTGAGAAGGCCAGCTATCACTTTCTCAGCCTCCACTGAAGTTAGTTCTGGTCTGTGAGGTGTGGGGAGAGTCTGATGTGGAAGGAGTGCTCTAGAAAATGTTTTACCATCCCCCAGTAAATAGAGCCTCGCTTGAAGTCCTCTTCACCCCCACGACTTCCTGCCTGTGGACAGTTTGTGTGAGTCAAGATGCCTGAAGCTTCCCAGAGAATCTCAGAAATGCCAACCAGTGCCCTGAGGCTTCTGAATCAACTCTTGAATCTTCTACCTCCAGAATTCTTACTTGATGAACAATAAATGTCCTTATGGCTTAAGCCTTTAATCAACCAGTCCTAATCAAcagaatgaccaaaaaaaaagggggggggggaattgaaggtaaatattcttttcttggaACCTTAAAACCTCGGATTCTGATGGGACCTTAGAGGTTGTCAAGTTCAAACTTTAACCTTCACATGTTTGCTTCCAGTGTGCCCGTGATTCCTATCCTATCCCGGTTCCTATCCTTACGCATATGAGGAAGGACAGGGCGACGTTCCATATTTCACGGTTCAGGCTTTGGCTTCTGAGTCGATACCTTGACAGAGACCAGCCTCCCGGCTCTGTCTTCTCCCAGCCCTCCACTCCCCAACCCTGAGAGTACACAGCGTCCCTGGGAATGAGAGAGTCCGTGAGTAAGCGGAAAGGGCCTTATCTCTGTTCCCTTCCATATCAAAGACCCTTCCAAGTCTTGAGCCCTTTCCTCTGGTTTGTGATCAGACATTTGCCCTTTTCCTCACATGATGAAGGGCCCCCTCCATCGCCTCCAAAAGTGGAAAATTGTGGAGCGTTAGTCCAAAAGGAAAATGGCTGATTAGATAAGAGTCTGAATGGTCTGTGATCCCTTCTGGGCACGTGTGCAGCGCTCAGCACCTTCAGGGTCATCAGCACACATGTGAAGGCCAGGATGTGGCGAGTGTCAGAGAGacgggagggagagaaggggagagaggacgagcaaaaagagggaaaagacaaGGGGGAGttggaaatgggagaaaaagagacCCTGTAACCGTTAAGGGAAGTTAATTTGGGGGTTAGCTAAATGGAGTTCAAATCCCTGTGAATATCTGCTGAGCTTGGGGAAGTTACTggatctgtgtctcaacttcctcacctgtgaaatggataTACTGTTATTTAGCTCATAGAGTATTAAGAGGCGATAGGtaaaaagcacttagcacagtgctcagAATATAAGAACTGAATAAAAGGCAGCCATGACTAGCAAGGAAAGTGgtggggcaggacaagaataggAGAAAGTGGAAGGTAGAGAGATGTGCATTAccaagaagagagaaacagatggaagagaagaaggggagaaagccagaaggaaagagaaatggcaatcaaaaagaaagaaagagagaaacaaatgttATATTCTTCCAGGATTTGGGGCAAGTTTTCCAAACTCTCCTCAACCTCTGAAGATTTTTCCCTTGATCTTCTGACTCTGTCACTCATTCCTTGCAAGTCcccaaggaaatataaaaatagttCAAGGCAAAGAATGTGATGCTTTGGTCTAGTCTGCCAAGAGGTTTGCCTGCTGACTGCCTCACTTGTAGTCCAAGGAGTCCCACCTGGAAGAAGTAAAACACAGGTACGAGAAAGGAACATCGCAGAATATCAGAAAGACAGTCTTAGGATGCCTCATCGGGAGAGAACAAGAGAAACTAACCAGCTGGAGAGGTGTGGGCTAGGGCGGACACCGTGGGCCCTGGCAGCAGTATATAGGGTGAAAAACCTCTCGTTTGCGACATCCTGGATGACTCAAACAAGGTCAGAGAAACTTAACATTGCTATCGTGTACCAGCTGCTCAGCTTATAATATGAAAGGTCCCCGGCTGAAGTCAGTTTCCCAACACCTCTGGGTCCCTTTGGGCCCCCGACAAACTCAGCCAAAGAAACTTGTAGATTAGACACTCATTGAGTTTTCTGGGTGTACAGCATGTAAAACGTTTTGTAGATTATTATCCATTTCTTGGCAGGAAGTGTGTTAGGAGGGGCAAAGGCAGCTGCCCATGCCATGAATAAATTCTGTCAAATAAAAATGGTAGTATACCCCACTGCTTTATCTGTGACCTTCACTGGCTTCCTACTGCTTATAAAGTCCAAACGATTTAACTTGCACTTGAGACCCTCCACAGCACAGCCTCATCCATTCTATTTCTGCTGTTCCCCTCACATACTCAGTACTTAAGCTACACAGCTCCCCACACATGTATTCACGGCCCACAGTTTCTCACCTCTTTATCTTGGCTCCCCATGTTGCCTCTGCCTACGATGTCCTTCCCtttcgttcattcatttaataagttTGTTGAGTGGTTACCAGTTACCAGGTATCATGCAGCGATGATGGCACTGAAGATGCAACCGTTAAAAAGACAAGGCTGGAGTCCCTGCCTTTACTGAGCTTAACTGCCTTTATTTCCCTTAATTAAGGAGAGAGAACAAACACATAATTGCAATAAAGCACGACGTGTGTTGACATTAGGGAGACACAGGGGGCTATGGGAATGTAAGGCAGGTTGACTCTGGTTCAGGGTGGGGCCTGGACCCTCCATAGAGCCCTGGGTAATTGAATTCTACAGTCCTTTGCAACTGATGCAAGTCCTGAAGTCCCCAAGGCAAAGAGAGATGGTCCCTAGAACCTGGACAAGAACATCCCAACTCTGAACGTTCTTTACTCCAAGACCTTCCACATCCTCTTTTAATGTGTCATGTCCTGGGACGAAGCAAAAATTTTGGAGAAGTCATTAGGGAACGTCTTTGGTAATAGTAACATTACACctggagaagagggaaagggcCAAAGGAAGGTTTTTGTGCATAGTGAGCATGAATGATTTTGTTCCTTTACTTCATGTATTATATGGCTAGAAATAAAATTCAGGGTCTACGTTCCCAATCCGGTGCTCCTCCACGTTGGCACTGTTGCTGCCCTAGGCAGCCAATGTTTTTAAAGACAACCAATTTAGAGCAACCCAAATTAACATGAACTCATAGCCAGCACCTCTTCTTCTGACCCCACAGATCTAGGTGGAAATGGAGACGTCTTTGCAAATTGCTCTCATCCCTCTTTGATGTCTCCTGAACTCCGAAGGTGCTAAATTACCATGCAGCAGGCAGGATACATTCCCACACTGGGTTATATGCTGCCTTACACTTGTTCTCCAAAAGCTTCTTGTCTAACAGCCAACCCGCAAGTATTTTTTCTGAGTCCCTACTATGTGTCTACTACTGTTCTGGGTACTGAAATAATACCTCACGGGTCCCAGGCCTGACAAATACTAGGCACGCAGTGATATCTGTTAGATTAATAAACAGATCAGGCatgattcctgccctcaaggatttAACGGCTTTTTCCCTTAGATGGGTAGTAGACTTCCCAAAGTCAAAAGCCTGTCTTCTGCTTTGTATTCTTATTGCATTAGGCTTTCTCATTAGGTGCATAATAAATGCTTTcttaataattgaaaaaaaatgtttggtctAGCAGTAAGATTGCATTACCTCTGACAAAGCCCCCAAATGGGGTGCGGACATAAGGCACTGCACTCGGTAGTCACCCCGCTCGTTGCAGTCCTTTAGTAGTGGCTGCAGCATAAGCTGGGCAGGCTGCAGGTGACAGGTGCGCCACCCAGCACACAGCTGAAACTGCAGCCCCGTCTCTCCTGCTCAAGAAGGCATGTTGCAAGTGAGCAAGAAGCTACCATGGGGATGCCTTGaaaattctcttccttctgttGATTCTAGTTCTGTCCTCAGAAACCAAATATAACAGCCCTTACGATATACTATTTGACAACAATTTCTGTGGCCCCCCAAGTCAGCAGCTGCGCCTTGGGTTAAATTGTAAAACCATTGGGATTTCACACACCTAAGGAGAATTATTTGTTCTGCTGATTGTGTATTATCTCTCCAACTCAACCCTGAGTCCTTGAAGACAAGCCCCATAACTGTTCATCACTGGATCCTCCCCCTGAATCACCTTACCCTCTCTTCCCCCTTATTGCTCAATATCTTGCCCTGCACCTGATAGGTTGATTCATGTACATTTTgggggggatcttcccggaccagggcacgaacccatgtcccctgcattggcaggcggactctcaaccactgtgccaccagggaagccctcgtgtaCTTTTTAGAAACAACAGTGGATGAATGACAGCATTCAGGTCACTCAAAACACCTAATGCCATTAGAGGCACCTCCCTGGGAAGCTGGCCCTAGGGACATCTGCACAATGACTATGGTGACCAGGACACCAGGGAGAGAAAAGCCACTGAGCTGTCCTTCTGCCCATGAGAGAGTCCTCCGCTTGGCTGAGCAGGACTGAACATGTCTAGAGCAGAGACTTGGTCACCATGGACTATTCCTTCTCTGCCTCCCCCACATCACTGGGAAACTCACCCAAGTTTGTCAACATTAGATTTTAAGACCACTCTGCAGAGGCTGAGTCTAATTCTGGACAATGACACATGTACTGGATAGTATCTAACAGACCTCTGGCTCTCAATAAAGATTGTTACTCACGGTAATAGTAACAATCCCCTGGGCCCGTGCTCTAATTCCTCTCACCACACAGTGGAATGCGGCAAGGGCAGGGTTGACTCGCTTCCCAATGAAGAGAATTCTGTTGTAAAAGGACCCAAAGGGCCGCACTCAAAGGATGCCTTAGACATGGTATCATGTCAGTGCAGCTTGGTTCAGAAAGTGTTTGTGCACCCCAATGCCACACCAGACACCAAAGGTGGCTTTATAAAGTGAAGATGCCAACTATAACCGTCATCTTGGAACTCTTTTGGAGCTTATTCATTAATGTACATTTTTCTAATCTTCCCTCACCCCAGTAGTTTCTCTCTAAGATAGATATGTAGGGAGGATTACATGAGAGAGTGGTCTTGGTCCTCAGCTACCTCATTAATCTTTATTATCCTTCGAGATTCTCAGCTTCATTTGCTAGTTTAGCCAGAGTTACACAAAAAGAGAATTTGAATCTAggtgataataacaataattataagaAAACCTAACACTCATTGAGAcccttctatgtgccagacactctgcaagtttcttgatatatatatatatattctcatttgattctcacagtaATTGGAGGAACTAGGGACTGGCCCCGTCCCCTTCttacaaggctcagagagggtgttTTGGGCAAAATCACTTGAGGATGACTTGCTAGTAAGCGGTGAAGTTGGCACCAAAGCCAGCTGTTGTCTCTTCTGACAGTGATGCCCCTGCCTTAAGAACTGCACTAGATTCTATCTAACTCACCTTAAGTTCCTTTCTTTGAAAAGCCTTACTCATCAAAGGCTGGCCTCTGTTACACAAGATAACTGCCACAGGGATATTTGTGAGATAACTATTAGAATACAGAGTTGATTTGTGCACGGTTAAGGGTAATTCTTACATTTAGAATTCTCACTCTTTTCCTGATTTAGGTTTGGGATAGCTACTTCAACCAGATAGATGTATGATATACCTACAGCTACCGAGTTGGGCAGTGTGGGCAACTTTCTCAGAATGAGAAGTCCAGAGGGGGCCTGCACCCCTGAACCTTGACCactagagaggggagagggagctagagatgagagagaggggaaaaagagaCAGATGGAGGAGATTAACTATCACTCTAGTTTTCCTGCTACTCCAGCCAAGGGCAGATAATTAACTcctctttaaatttaattatttgattATGGCAAGGATAGAGTGGTCCACTCAGAGATCCTGCTGGCCGACAGTTGTTTCAAAGCCAAGGAGGTAGAAGGGAGCAGGCAAAGTAGAGAAAGAGAATTATGTGAGGATAagtaattttcttcttaaaaagttAGAAGAAGACATATTTACAAGGAATGGATGGGAGGGGCTGGCAAATGGAGATATTCaattacaatgaaatatcaggagGTCTTTATTAATTACCAGAAGGGGTTGATTAATACCTATGCAGTtattaatgaaaattatatttattaaatgctttattatttccaAC
Protein-coding regions in this window:
- the GJA5 gene encoding gap junction alpha-5 protein is translated as MGDWSFLGEFLEEAHKHSTVIGKVWLTVLFIFRMLVLGTAAESSWGDEQADFQCDTIQPGCENVCYDQAFPISHIRYWVLQVIFVSTPSLVYLGHAVHTVRMQEKRKLREGERAKEVRGAASYEYPVAEKTELSCWEEANGKIPLRGSLLNTYVCSILIRTTVEVAFIVGQYLLYGIFLDTLHVCRRSPCPHPVNCYVSRPTEKNVFIVFMLAVAGLSLFLSLAELYHLGWKKIRQRFVKSQQRMDECQLPGPSARIVKSCTPPPDFSQCLENGPGGKFFNPFSNKMASQQNTDNLATEQVRGQEQIPGEGFIHIRYAQKPEVPNEGSPGHRLPHGYQGDKRRLSKASSKARSDDLSV